A region of the Candidatus Methylomirabilis oxygeniifera genome:
CCCCGATCATCTACTACATAGAAGCCCACCCGGAATTTGGCCACCTGGCTAAAGAGGTCGTCACCGCTTTTCAATCCGGACATCTCACCGCCTACTCCTCAGTCATGACCCTCGCTGAGGTCCTACCTCGACCGATCGAGCGCGGAGACGAGAAGCTTGCCAGGACATTCGCCGACTTCCTCAAGCATGGGAAGCGGCTGACCATGGTCGAGATCTCCGAAGAAATAGCTGAGTCTGCCGGCAAGTTGAGAGGCCGTTACCCTGCCCTCAGGACTGTTGATGCCGTGCAGATTGCGGCCGCTCTGGAAACCGGTTCTCACGCCTTCCTGGCAAATGATATGCGATTG
Encoded here:
- a CDS encoding conserved protein of unknown function (Evidence 4 : Homologs of previously reported genes of unknown function), whose amino-acid sequence is MTLSDELTGIDSIFIDTAPIIYYIEAHPEFGHLAKEVVTAFQSGHLTAYSSVMTLAEVLPRPIERGDEKLARTFADFLKHGKRLTMVEISEEIAESAGKLRGRYPALRTVDAVQIAAALETGSHAFLANDMRLK